The Enterococcus sp. 7F3_DIV0205 genome has a window encoding:
- a CDS encoding glycoside hydrolase family 1 protein: protein MEHTQLDPFSTDFLWGSASAAYQVEGAWNEEGKGVSVWDEFVRIPGKTFKGTNGDKAVDHYHRYKEDIALMKEQGLKAYRFSVAWTRIFPNGRGEVNQAGLQFYIDLVDELIKNQIEPVLTLYHWDLPKALQDEYQGWESRKIVADFTNYAVTLFEAFRGKVNYWVSLNEQNVFISHGYLMASHPPAVSDPKRMYQANHYANLANASVIKKFHEMGMPGKIGPSFAYSPNYSLNSDPKNILAAEDAEDLNAHFWMDVYLFGQYPIAALKILKEQGLAPLIETGDEELLAAGKPDFLGINYYQTNTVVFNPIDGVGLGKMNTTGEKGSSEETGLPGVFKRVENPFVERTNWDWEIDPEGLRIALRRITSRYRIPVLITENGLGEYDKLTDEKEIHDDYRIAYLSSHIHAIKEAITDGVDVLGYCTWSYTDLLSWLNGYQKRYGFVYVDQDETQNGSLNRYKKDSFYWYQKVIQENGNNV from the coding sequence ATGGAGCATACACAATTAGATCCGTTTTCAACAGATTTTCTATGGGGTTCGGCATCAGCGGCTTATCAAGTAGAAGGTGCTTGGAATGAAGAAGGTAAAGGTGTTTCTGTTTGGGATGAATTTGTCCGTATACCTGGTAAGACATTTAAAGGAACCAATGGTGATAAAGCTGTTGACCATTACCATCGCTATAAAGAAGATATCGCCTTAATGAAAGAGCAAGGTTTAAAGGCATATCGTTTCTCAGTTGCTTGGACGCGAATTTTTCCTAATGGTCGCGGTGAAGTCAATCAAGCGGGATTACAATTTTATATTGATTTAGTGGATGAGTTAATCAAAAATCAAATTGAACCTGTATTGACGCTATATCATTGGGATTTACCGAAAGCGCTTCAAGACGAGTACCAAGGCTGGGAATCTAGAAAAATTGTAGCTGATTTTACAAATTATGCTGTTACATTATTTGAAGCATTTCGAGGTAAGGTCAACTATTGGGTTAGTTTGAATGAACAAAATGTGTTTATCAGTCATGGCTATCTAATGGCTTCACACCCACCAGCAGTAAGCGATCCTAAGCGAATGTATCAAGCAAATCACTATGCTAATCTAGCGAATGCATCAGTTATAAAGAAGTTTCATGAAATGGGTATGCCGGGAAAAATTGGTCCAAGTTTTGCCTACAGTCCAAACTACTCTTTAAATAGTGATCCTAAAAATATCTTAGCAGCAGAAGACGCTGAAGATTTAAATGCTCATTTTTGGATGGATGTTTATTTGTTTGGCCAATACCCGATTGCCGCACTAAAAATTCTAAAAGAACAAGGGCTAGCTCCGTTGATAGAAACAGGCGATGAAGAGCTTTTAGCTGCTGGAAAACCAGACTTTTTAGGAATCAATTATTATCAAACGAATACAGTCGTTTTTAATCCAATTGATGGAGTTGGGTTAGGGAAGATGAATACTACAGGGGAAAAAGGATCTTCAGAAGAAACTGGACTTCCTGGTGTCTTTAAGCGTGTGGAAAATCCATTTGTTGAACGAACAAACTGGGATTGGGAGATCGATCCAGAAGGGCTGCGTATTGCACTTAGAAGAATTACTAGCCGTTATCGGATTCCTGTATTGATCACTGAAAATGGGCTAGGTGAATATGATAAATTGACAGATGAAAAAGAAATTCATGATGACTATCGAATTGCCTATTTAAGTAGCCATATTCATGCAATCAAAGAAGCGATTACTGATGGTGTTGATGTTTTAGGGTACTGTACTTGGTCGTATACGGATTTATTAAGTTGGTTGAATGGCTATCAAAAACGTTATGGTTTTGTTTATGTGGACCAAGATGAAACTCAAAATGGCAGCTTAAATCGGTATAAAAAAGATAGTTTTTATTGGTATCAAAAAGTTATTCAAGAAAATGGAAATAATGTATAA
- a CDS encoding YitT family protein, with the protein MTALRKGQNIFLIILAVLLLSISINMFLGPHHIAAGGVSGLGILAEAAFSIDRSIIVLVLNCLMLLLTIIFLGKKVFFNTLIGSLLFPLFLAVVPEIMVTSDRLLSVIFGSAIFGIGVAILYKIGASSGGTTIPPLILQKYWHINTSTGLLVTDAFIVLLNVFIFGIESFLFAILSIIITSIVMTYIETGVKRRKSILIFSQDKTNEIKEELLQTVNRGVTLFNVTGGKTEQENQMLMIVSSNSEYPAVMQIIDQIDPKSFVIVSNVAEVHGLGFTYHPIQ; encoded by the coding sequence ATGACTGCGCTTAGGAAAGGCCAAAATATTTTTCTGATCATTCTTGCGGTCTTGCTGCTGAGCATCTCGATCAATATGTTTTTGGGTCCCCATCATATAGCAGCAGGAGGCGTAAGTGGATTAGGTATTCTGGCAGAAGCTGCTTTTTCGATTGATAGATCAATCATCGTGTTGGTTTTAAATTGTTTGATGCTCCTTTTAACAATCATCTTTTTAGGAAAAAAAGTGTTCTTTAATACACTGATCGGCAGCTTATTGTTCCCTTTATTTTTAGCCGTCGTTCCTGAAATAATGGTTACCTCAGATCGATTATTATCGGTTATTTTTGGCAGTGCCATTTTTGGGATCGGCGTAGCAATTCTATATAAGATTGGGGCTTCTAGTGGCGGAACTACCATTCCTCCACTAATCTTACAAAAATATTGGCACATTAATACCTCAACAGGTCTACTAGTTACGGATGCTTTTATTGTCTTACTGAATGTTTTCATCTTTGGTATTGAATCATTTCTGTTTGCAATATTATCGATCATCATCACGTCGATCGTCATGACCTATATCGAAACTGGAGTTAAGCGAAGAAAATCTATTTTGATTTTCAGCCAAGATAAAACAAATGAGATCAAAGAAGAACTATTGCAAACTGTTAATCGAGGTGTCACACTCTTCAATGTTACTGGTGGAAAAACCGAGCAAGAAAATCAAATGTTGATGATTGTCAGTTCAAATAGTGAATATCCAGCAGTCATGCAGATTATTGATCAGATTGATCCAAAATCATTTGTCATCGTTTCAAATGTCGCTGAAGTTCACGGTTTAGGTTTTACTTATCACCCTATTCAGTGA
- a CDS encoding M20/M25/M40 family metallo-hydrolase gives MNKKRLVDTFTELVEVASISRQEGAFVQLLKDKLTTLGLIVYEDNSMETTKLGANNLIAKHAGNLAKEPIFFSCHVDTVEPGENIEVVEKNGILYSKGETILAADNKAGIAILLEMMETILENNIETGPIELVFSPGEEIGLIGAAALDMSLIDSTFGYVFDNSGPAGHGIVASPFLYMFDIEVTGKAAHAGLEPEKGISAFTIAQTALEAIPFGRLDEHTTSNIGKIAGGAGVNVVMEHLTIQGEVRSISDETARAFLASLEHAFQQASIQYGGNFTLSVDQKATGFHLADNSDPFRIAKAATSKIGRTFIPEISGGGSDANIFNAHGKPTLNLSIGYEEIHTVNEYIPITEMLKSVELALAILDEIPNIDTSSGSPR, from the coding sequence ATGAATAAAAAAAGATTAGTTGATACATTTACTGAGTTAGTCGAAGTAGCATCAATTTCTCGTCAAGAAGGGGCATTTGTTCAATTATTAAAAGATAAACTAACAACATTAGGTTTAATAGTCTATGAAGATAATTCTATGGAGACAACAAAACTTGGAGCAAACAATTTAATCGCAAAACACGCTGGAAATTTAGCTAAAGAGCCAATCTTTTTTTCTTGCCATGTGGATACCGTAGAGCCTGGTGAAAATATTGAAGTAGTCGAAAAAAACGGTATTCTTTACTCTAAAGGCGAAACGATTTTAGCCGCAGACAATAAAGCTGGCATCGCGATTCTTTTAGAAATGATGGAAACAATTCTAGAAAACAATATCGAAACAGGCCCAATCGAGTTGGTCTTTTCCCCTGGTGAAGAAATCGGTTTGATTGGAGCAGCAGCATTGGATATGTCATTGATCGATTCAACATTTGGCTACGTATTTGATAATTCTGGTCCAGCTGGACACGGAATTGTTGCCAGCCCTTTCTTATATATGTTCGACATCGAAGTGACAGGAAAAGCGGCACACGCAGGTTTAGAACCAGAGAAAGGAATTTCTGCCTTTACAATTGCTCAGACTGCGCTTGAAGCCATTCCATTCGGCCGACTTGATGAACACACTACTTCAAATATCGGAAAAATTGCTGGTGGCGCTGGTGTCAATGTCGTGATGGAGCATTTGACAATCCAAGGAGAAGTAAGGTCGATCTCAGATGAAACAGCACGTGCCTTTCTTGCTTCGTTAGAACATGCATTCCAACAAGCTTCAATCCAGTATGGCGGTAACTTCACTCTTTCTGTTGATCAAAAAGCAACTGGTTTTCATTTAGCTGACAATTCTGATCCTTTTAGAATTGCTAAAGCCGCAACAAGTAAAATTGGTCGTACCTTTATCCCTGAAATTAGCGGTGGCGGCAGTGATGCCAATATCTTTAATGCTCATGGTAAACCAACATTGAATCTATCCATTGGATACGAAGAAATCCATACAGTCAATGAATACATCCCAATTACTGAAATGTTGAAGTCAGTTGAACTAGCTTTAGCAATCCTCGATGAAATCCCGAACATCGATACTTCAAGCGGGTCGCCAAGATGA
- a CDS encoding dihydrolipoyl dehydrogenase family protein, with amino-acid sequence MEKFDVIIIGSGPGGMAAAYDISAKGAKVAVVEEDLWGGTCPNRGCDPKKVLYGAVEARDNLLQLKNIGFDAVPEINWNDLMTFKETFTKPVPVEQKAGLRNAGVQTITGKASFKDKHTIIVENQEYRSDKFILATGQRPAILDIPGKENFGTSTDFLNMKELPEKIAFVGGGYISLELANIANSCGSEVHLLHHNERPLKGFDKDLTKALIENLKVRGIQFHLNESAESVTKIEEQFEVSLTSQGTLLVDRVFCATGRIPNVEGLNLEKIGVEFTHKGIQVNEYLQTSVENIYAIGDCIQKDKPKLTPVSSFEGRYLAKLFNENLQTGIKYPALPTIIFSSPKLAQVGLTNQDTLENERYEVQDLDLSQWFTYKHVNESLVKAKIIIEKATGLLVGATVLGNEADQLINLFTLMINQKLLSEQVNEMIMLYPTVSSDLSYLY; translated from the coding sequence ATGGAGAAATTTGATGTAATCATTATTGGTAGTGGACCTGGTGGTATGGCAGCAGCATATGACATATCAGCCAAAGGTGCGAAAGTTGCTGTAGTGGAAGAAGATCTTTGGGGTGGGACCTGCCCTAATCGAGGGTGTGATCCTAAAAAAGTTCTTTATGGCGCTGTTGAAGCAAGGGATAATCTTCTGCAATTGAAAAATATAGGATTTGATGCAGTACCTGAAATAAACTGGAACGACTTAATGACATTCAAAGAAACCTTTACCAAACCTGTACCAGTTGAACAAAAAGCAGGATTAAGGAATGCTGGGGTTCAAACAATCACTGGAAAAGCTAGTTTTAAAGACAAGCATACAATTATAGTGGAGAATCAAGAGTATCGGTCCGATAAATTTATTTTAGCGACAGGACAAAGACCAGCTATTTTAGATATTCCTGGAAAAGAAAACTTTGGTACAAGTACAGATTTTCTAAACATGAAAGAATTACCTGAAAAAATCGCATTTGTCGGTGGTGGGTACATTTCTCTTGAACTGGCTAATATTGCCAACAGCTGCGGCAGTGAGGTTCATTTATTGCACCACAATGAAAGACCTTTGAAAGGATTTGATAAGGACTTGACCAAAGCGTTGATTGAAAATCTGAAAGTCAGAGGAATTCAATTTCATTTAAATGAGTCTGCTGAATCAGTCACCAAAATAGAGGAGCAGTTTGAAGTTTCTTTAACCAGTCAAGGAACCCTGCTGGTAGATCGAGTATTCTGCGCAACGGGTCGGATTCCTAATGTTGAAGGTCTAAATTTGGAAAAAATAGGTGTTGAGTTTACTCATAAAGGTATTCAAGTAAACGAATATCTACAAACATCTGTAGAAAATATTTACGCAATAGGAGATTGTATACAAAAAGATAAACCCAAATTAACACCTGTTTCTAGTTTTGAAGGAAGATATCTTGCTAAACTGTTTAATGAAAACTTACAGACAGGGATTAAATATCCTGCTTTACCTACAATTATTTTTAGCTCACCTAAATTAGCACAAGTTGGTTTAACAAATCAGGATACTCTTGAAAATGAAAGATATGAAGTTCAAGATCTCGATTTATCTCAATGGTTTACGTATAAACATGTCAATGAATCCTTGGTCAAAGCGAAGATCATTATCGAAAAAGCGACAGGTCTATTAGTTGGAGCAACAGTCCTAGGTAATGAGGCAGATCAACTGATTAATCTGTTTACCTTGATGATCAATCAAAAATTACTTTCAGAACAAGTGAATGAAATGATTATGTTGTATCCAACAGTTTCTAGTGATTTAAGTTATCTATACTAA
- a CDS encoding MFS transporter, whose amino-acid sequence METTKKNYTSLIGSLYTNFIFQGMAAIILSQNLNALMDDWQATVQQVTLVISGIGLGRVLILYFAGYFSDKFGRKKTVQLGIISYLIFFLGILISQNYIQGLFFALFAGFSNAFLDTSTYPTLMEAYPNEKDNSSLSVLNKAFISLGQFILPLLTRFMLNHDIYYGLVFIGCALGLFLNLLYISKLRFPERTQIQEHVSPIEKDEANTKEKRPLFKVEGLALLVFSFTCVSTFNIFILWVPSFAESLNLMNHSNSLVLVSAYSIGSFASVFLTSLIVKRGVAPTLLLVWCTLISLFLLIGMTVFPSVPMFLIGSIGIGVFAAGGIWQLGLAVLLELFSKGKGRITSYYSIATSVSVMVVPYITGQLAKINVSLIFGLNIFLTAIGVIAAVIIRYRYKKVMSEWKEIDKGIVELKGIID is encoded by the coding sequence ATGGAAACGACAAAAAAAAATTATACCTCTTTGATCGGCTCTTTATATACGAATTTTATTTTTCAAGGTATGGCGGCAATTATTTTATCTCAAAATCTTAATGCCTTGATGGATGACTGGCAAGCAACTGTCCAACAAGTGACCTTAGTTATTAGCGGTATTGGTTTGGGACGAGTGTTGATTTTGTACTTTGCTGGTTATTTTTCAGATAAGTTTGGACGTAAAAAAACGGTACAGTTGGGGATCATTAGTTATTTAATTTTTTTCTTAGGGATTTTGATCAGTCAAAATTATATACAAGGTCTATTTTTCGCCCTATTTGCTGGATTTAGTAATGCTTTTTTGGATACAAGCACTTATCCAACCTTGATGGAAGCTTATCCGAATGAAAAAGATAATAGCTCTCTTAGCGTGTTGAATAAAGCCTTTATTTCTTTAGGACAATTTATTTTACCTTTGCTGACACGCTTTATGTTGAACCATGACATTTACTACGGACTTGTTTTTATCGGCTGTGCTTTAGGGCTATTTCTTAATTTACTGTATATTTCTAAACTTAGATTTCCAGAAAGAACGCAGATACAGGAACATGTATCACCGATTGAAAAAGACGAGGCGAATACAAAAGAGAAACGACCACTATTCAAGGTTGAAGGATTGGCATTATTAGTTTTTAGCTTTACTTGTGTATCTACGTTCAATATTTTTATTTTGTGGGTGCCATCTTTTGCAGAGTCACTAAATCTTATGAATCATTCAAATAGCTTGGTTTTGGTCAGTGCTTATAGCATTGGATCCTTTGCATCCGTATTTTTAACGTCATTGATCGTAAAACGAGGGGTTGCGCCGACGTTATTACTTGTTTGGTGTACGTTGATCTCACTATTCTTGTTAATTGGTATGACGGTATTTCCAAGTGTGCCAATGTTTTTAATTGGCTCGATCGGTATCGGTGTTTTTGCGGCCGGAGGTATCTGGCAATTAGGACTTGCCGTATTGTTGGAGTTGTTTTCAAAAGGAAAAGGAAGAATCACGAGTTACTACTCAATTGCAACATCTGTCTCTGTAATGGTCGTTCCCTATATCACGGGTCAATTGGCAAAAATCAATGTGTCATTGATTTTTGGATTGAATATCTTTTTGACTGCGATCGGAGTGATTGCGGCAGTGATCATTCGATATCGTTATAAAAAAGTAATGAGTGAATGGAAAGAAATCGATAAAGGGATCGTTGAATTAAAAGGGATTATAGACTGA